The Candidatus Saccharibacteria bacterium sequence GCCCGCGGCGCCGTGCAATCGGAATTTCACTTCATTCATTTTCTAAATTGCTACGATGCTGGGCTGTGGCTGGCTGCCTTTCCAGATGCTGCATTTGGCCATCATAACAAAGTAACTTCGTGTCTATTCGATGCAACGATTGCGTCTCCTGGGATTGGCCGGGGAATGCTTGTCACGAGCAACGACGAAAACTATGTTCGTTCCGAATTTCAATTTTTGGGCGGTACTGGCTCGCCTACGTATGCAGTACGAGATATGAGTGGTCTCAACACCTATCACGCAAGTGTATTTGTGGGTGGGCGCAATGATATGGGCGGTATTGAACTGCGCGACGGTCAAAGATCGAAGGTGGTAAATTGTTCGTTCGATGGTGTCAGCGGAACGAACGTCTTTGTCGCTTCGTCTTCAGCGCATATTATCAATGACAATATGTTTACATCTGTGGCCGATCAAGCAGCGAGCGCGGGAACATATTCTGGAATTCGCCTAGAATTTGCCGTTACAGAGTGTGTCGTGACAGGAAATATCCTCGAGACATCTGGCACGGCAGGCAGAACTCACAGTTTGATCCGCGAAGATGGCTCGGGTGGTACGGGCATAAATATCGTCAAGCATAACGTGCTGCGACAGTCGGGTTCAGGGACGCCTTCGTTCGGCTTTACGGATATGTCGGGAACGGGTTCGTTGGTTGCCGATAATGCAATAAACGGTACTATCGTTTAGTTGAAGTAGTAACTACCAAAGGCGCGTAACGGCGTCTTTTTAAGTTTACTTTCAGCAGATATTGACATAAGCGCAATATTGTGATAGTATAATATGTAGTATCAATGAAGGCTTGTGAGAGGGCCGACAGAGAGTTATACGGAGGAATTTATGACTACAACGAAACTAGTTCTTAGTGCAGCTATCATAGGCGTTGTTGTAATGGCAACATTTGCAACGACAGCATTTGCTTGGCATCCAAAGGGTGTTATTACCAAAAAAGTTCAGAATGTTACATCTAGTAGTGTTCTTAGCGAGGCCGACACGGCAGCTCAGGCTGTTGCGGCAAAACCAGGGGACACCTTAAAGTACGTGATTGAAATCCGTAATGATGGCGCACCCGACAGCAAAGGCTATAACGACATGGCAAAGACTGTTATGACCGATACGCTTCCTGCGGGTATTGAGCTTATCAGTAATCCTGCCCAGCGCACGATTACCGAAAACATCGGTCTTATAAAGCCAGGCCAAAAGGTCACTAAAGAGTATCTTGTTAAGGTAACGAGCAAAACCGACGGTTCAATTACCAATACAGCTTGTTTTACGGGTGATAGTACTGTTAACGACAGCCCACAAAAAGGCTGTAACCCTGCCGTAGTGACCGTCACTGTTCCCGAGGAGCCTAAAACTCCCGAGGTGCCTGTGGTTGTGACAAAGCCAAAAACTCCTGCAACTCCTGTTGCAATGCCTGCCGAACTACCTAAAACTGGTGCCGGCGAGGATATGCTTGTGAGCGTCTTTGCTCTTGGTATTGTAAGCTACCTTGCGTACCGATTTATCCAGTCGAAGCGCGAACTTACGAATGCTCAGTTGAACGTTCGATAGTAATTGAGCGCACGAAAAAACCGCCGACAGCATTGCTTCGGCGGTTTTTATTTACAGATGTTAGAGTATATCGGATAAATTTTGCTATAATGTCAGAGACGGCGCGTTGACGGAACGGTTACGTGGAGGTCTGCAAAACCTTTTAAATGGGTTCGACTCCCATACGTGCCTCCATACCAAATGCGCGGATGGTGGAATTTGGTAGACACGAGAGACTTAAAATCTCTTGGCCTTACGGTCGTGCGGGTTCAAGTCCCGCTCTGCGCACCAGTAAAAAAACAGATTGTAACGGTCTGTTTTTTTACTTTTCTAGTGCTTTTATAAAATCATTTGCCCATTTGGTGACGTGGTGGGTTTTTACATTATGGCGCAGTTTTTTCCATCGGACTGCTTTTTCGTGGGCAGGCATTTTTATTGCTGCTAACAGAGCGGCATGAGCTGCTGCGACATCTTCGGGCGGAATAATAATGGCATCTTGCAACTGTTCGGCGGCGCCCATGGTGTCGCTGATAATCAACACGCCAGGATCCCGGCGAGCGGCTACGTATTCTTTGGCGATAAGATTCATGCCGTCGGCAACAGGAACGTTAAAATGGATGTCCGATGCACGGTACCATGCGGCCAGCTCCTCAAGCCCCATGTTTTCGTAGGTATAGTCAATCGGCTGCCAGGTTTTTGTGCCGTACTTTTTATTTATTTTCTGCACGAGCGCTTCGATCTCGTTCTTAAGGGAACGATACTCGAGCACTGATTCTCGTGAGGGCGCGACATTTAGGCGGTACAGCAGGGATTCGCGTTCTGGATACTCCGCAATAAGCGCTTCGAACGCATGTAATTGGTTGCGAACTCCCTTTGTGTAGTCAAGCCGGGACATCGACAGAATGATCGTTTTGTCTTTGACCTGTTTTTTAATAGACGAGGTTAGTGCCAAGGCGTCCTTAGAATCGTTAAGCGAATCAAAGCTGTCAAAATCAATGCCGATAGGAAATGCTTTTATGTCGGCACGACTTTTTTTGATTCCCATGGTTTGTTGAATTTTATGAAGACGAGTAACGTCGCGAGAAACCTGCATCCCCAAAATATCTACCGAAAGCAGACTAGAAAGCAGCTCGGCGGCATGGGGCAGTTTTTGAAAATCAACAGCGGTAGGAAGCGGAGTATGGAGAAAAAAGCCAATCTTGTTTTTAATGCCGCGCCTCGCAAGTTCTGCGGGAAGTAAAATAAGGTGATAATCGTGAATCCAGATGCGATCACTTGGCTGCAAGATACGTTCGATGGTGTCGGCAAAGTGTTTGGTAACTTGCTGTACGGCGCTCCACTGCTCCTCTGTGAACGGTGTTGTTGCGGCGAGCCCGTGTGCTACTGGCCACAAAATGCCGTTTGCGAACATATCGTAATAAAGA is a genomic window containing:
- a CDS encoding DUF11 domain-containing protein is translated as MTTTKLVLSAAIIGVVVMATFATTAFAWHPKGVITKKVQNVTSSSVLSEADTAAQAVAAKPGDTLKYVIEIRNDGAPDSKGYNDMAKTVMTDTLPAGIELISNPAQRTITENIGLIKPGQKVTKEYLVKVTSKTDGSITNTACFTGDSTVNDSPQKGCNPAVVTVTVPEEPKTPEVPVVVTKPKTPATPVAMPAELPKTGAGEDMLVSVFALGIVSYLAYRFIQSKRELTNAQLNVR
- a CDS encoding trehalose-6-phosphate synthase produces the protein MVSRLIVASNRLPVSVVETSDGLSLSRSNGGLATALASLFQQDTSLWVGWTGLRRHITDKELASLNIPPFLQPINLTDEEITLYYDMFANGILWPVAHGLAATTPFTEEQWSAVQQVTKHFADTIERILQPSDRIWIHDYHLILLPAELARRGIKNKIGFFLHTPLPTAVDFQKLPHAAELLSSLLSVDILGMQVSRDVTRLHKIQQTMGIKKSRADIKAFPIGIDFDSFDSLNDSKDALALTSSIKKQVKDKTIILSMSRLDYTKGVRNQLHAFEALIAEYPERESLLYRLNVAPSRESVLEYRSLKNEIEALVQKINKKYGTKTWQPIDYTYENMGLEELAAWYRASDIHFNVPVADGMNLIAKEYVAARRDPGVLIISDTMGAAEQLQDAIIIPPEDVAAAHAALLAAIKMPAHEKAVRWKKLRHNVKTHHVTKWANDFIKALEK